One Bos taurus isolate L1 Dominette 01449 registration number 42190680 breed Hereford chromosome 4, ARS-UCD2.0, whole genome shotgun sequence genomic window, TCAGTTATCCCTGGCTTTGTCCCTTATTGGACAGCTGCTCACTTAATGATCAGTACAGACAGCTGTGCCAGGCAGGActgggggtgtgtgggggtgggggtgggatatCATTTCAAGCCCGTGATGTCTTccaagagcttcccaggtagcactaacgctaaagaacctgcctgtaaattcaggagatacagattgggaagatcccctggaggagggcatgacaacccactccagtattcttacctggagaatcccaaggacagaggagactgctgggctacagtccatagggtcacaaagagtcagacaggactgccatgactgagcacacacgatgTCTTCCTCATCTATTCTGACAGATATCATTATCCAGGCCTTCCTTAACCATAAGTACAGCTCAGTCATTCCACCCAGCCATGGACCCCTGAAACAGAAGGCAGAACTGTTCAGAgcactttcttttttccaaagaaggagACTGTCTACATATCCTTCTAACTAGCTCTGTGACTCCAAAAACGTGACGTTCTCTAAACAACCACGTCTGCCCCATGACTAGAGCCATGCAGAGTAGCAGTGCGCAAGGCAGCCACCGTCAGCTGTTTCCAGGAGACATTTGGGGAAGCAGCTCTGCAAATAACCTTTATTTAATGAACAACATTCTCATCAGCATTCCCTAGCTGTGTCCTCTCCTCTGAGCTCACGGGGAGGGGGGACTTCTCTCTTCTCAGAGCAGTCTCCTGGGGCTTGTTTCACTCCCTTAGAAGCAgaatctggtgtgtgtgtgtgctcagtcacttcagtcgtgtcttactctctgcaaccccatggactgtagcccgccaggctcctctgtcaatgggattctccaggcaagaatactggagtgggttgccatgccctcctccaggggctcttccccacccagggatcaaaactgtgtctcttatgcctcctgcgttagcaggcaagttctttaccagtagtgccacctgggaagcctacctttttctcattttcaaataGCTAAAAAGTTTCCAACCACATTTGTGGACAACCACTTGTGAATGAATAGGTTTCAATGACACCCATTGTATGcactttataaaaacagaaagctTAATGCCATCTTACTTTTCTGTCATCTCACTTTCctgattttaagttattttatctTGCTATATCATGTGTCTATCTGTGAGTGCTTTAAGTCATGCCTTCTGTATAGGAACTTCGATATTTTCTCAGTTActgtgggtttgtgtgtgtggctatgtgagtgtgtgtggggaAAGAGTTAAAAGTGCCCTCCTCCTTTTTGTGAGTGAGATGGAGCTTTTATAACAACTTGCATCCGTTTTTTCCCTTCACAAGAAGCAAATGTGGTAGAGCTcactggagactgtgcaacttcTCTATGACTTGGAGAAAATGGTCTAAACATGCTACCTCCAATCCCTCAGCACCTCTGGGACAGCAGCCAACGGCTTTCCTGCTCTTCCTccttaaaggaaaacaaccctctAAGGGAAGTGCCAGGTGTTGCGTAAGAAGCATTCGATCAGGCACGGAAACCTCTCAGAGCCGAAAAGCCAGTGAAATCACATTAGACCCTTAACTcggaaagtgaggtcgctcagtcgtgttggactccttgcgaccccatggactgcatcccgccaggttcccctgtccatgcaattttccaggtaagagtactggagtgggttgccatttccttctccagcggatcttcccgacccagggattgaacccgggtctcccgcattgcaagcagacgctttactgtgTGAGCTGCCAAGGAAGCTTTTTACTCGGAAGCTTAACTCGAAAGACAGGTATTAAAAGTAAGACCTGTGGAAAGCGAAGAACCCTCTCAAGGTATCGAGACCACCCCTAGAAAGGCCATGGGTGTGGAGTGCTTAGGGGAATATTTCAAGGAAAGTTCTTTAGTAAACTCGTTCCACGAGGGGCGCTCATTTCGGGAAGAAGCGGCagcaccatggacagcagcaAGCTCCCCGCGCGCGGGCCGGGGAGGGGACAGCCGGCAGCACCCGGGACAGCGCCAGCGCGGCGCGCTCAGGGCCGAGAGGCGGCCTCATCAGCTGATGCTTTACGTAGGTTGGCTCCCCAGTTTGATAAGGCGGGTCCGGGTGGGCGCGCCAGCACTGGCTCTGCGGGGCCGCGGCCCCACACGGGGCGGGAAGGGGCCAGGGCCGAGCAGAAGGCAGGTCCCTGCCGGACTTCCCCCATCGCGGAGTTGCGGCTGCAGCCCGCGGCCGCTGCGGAGAGAAAGGGGCTGGCGGGGAGGCCACGCGGCGAGAACTACTGCGCTGACGCACCAGCCCTCTCGGCGGCCACACGCCCCGGGGCCGCGCAGCTTGTCCCCGACACTTGGGGGACGCTCGACTCTAGGCAAACAAACTGCTGCGTCTCCGCCGAGGCGAAGCGCCTTGGGAGTGCGACCTTTAGGCGGGCCCTGGCTAAGAGACGCAGCCCCCAGCTTCCGAGGACTTCAGATCTGCCGCCGGCTTGCAGCCCAGCGCCCGCCCCTCCGCCACACGTCTCCCACGGATGCAGGAGATCGGCCCGTTTCATAGTCGCTCCCCAGAAACCCTGCCACTGGCCAGAGGGCACAAGCCTCGGGAGTGGCTTCCAGCACAGTGGCCACCGTGCGTTCTCCTGAGCGCCCCTTTCCTACACACCACGGAGCCggcctcctgacccagagatggaccCGCCTGCGAACCTCAGCTACTTCACCCTCTCCACCCCCGCCCCTGGGGAGGCCAACCGCAGCAGCTTCGACGCAGCAGACCCGCGCCCCAGACTGCCCCTGCTCTCCGTCTTCGGGGTGCTTGTCCTGACCTtgctgggcttcctggtggcggCCACATTCGCCTGGAACCTGCTGGTGCTGGCGACCATTCTCCGCGTGCGCACGTTCCACCGCGTTCCGCACAACCTGATGGCGTCCATGGCCATCTCGGACGTGCTGGTAGCCGCTCTGGTCATGCCGCTGAGCCTGGTGCACGAGCTGTCCGGGCGCCGCTGGCAGCTGGGCCGGCGGCTGTGCCAGCTGTGGATCGCGTGCGATGTGCTCTGCTGCACGGCCAGCATCTGGAACGTGACGGCCATCGCGCTGGACCGCTACTGGTCCATCACGCGTCACCTGGAATACACACTCCGCGCCCGCAGGCGCGTCTCCAACGTCATGATCGCGCTCACCTGGGCGCTCTCCGCCGTCATCTCCTTGGCCCCACTGCTCTTCGGCTGGGGGGAGACCTACTCAGAGGGCAGCGAGGAGTGCCAGGTGAGCCGCGAGCCCTCCTACACCGTGTTCTCCACCGTGGGCGCCTTCTACCTGCCGCTGGGCGTGGTGCTCTTTGTGTACTGGAAGATCTACAAGGCCGCCAAACTCCGCGTGGGCCCCCGGAAGACCAACAGCGTCTCACCCATATCCGAAACCGTGCAGGTGGGTGTTAAAGGGACCCTTAAAAAACACTTTGCTTGCATTTGCACAGGCCTCTTCTCCGGCACACCTTCCCCCACGTTTGTGGGAAGTGgaaaatttttagtattttggggcaagggaggggagggagggaagggggtcAAGTGGGAGAGAGAAAGCATCACCCACTCTGCTCTGACTTGCTCTGCTCACAGAGCATGCCATCACTCATGCATTATTAATTTCCTCATATGTATGAGGGTCTGAACTATAGAATTCTACAGGGTTCCACTAGGCTTGAAAATTCTGTGGATCTGTAACCGCCTTTAGAATGTCTGAAGAAGCTGGTGTCCAGGGCTGCACCAGATAAATGAGAAACGTGCAGACTCCTGTGCTTAAGAGGGGGTGTTTAACGGGGTGGGAAGGGGGGCGGTGATCTGACTTGGCAGGAAGACTTGGCAGGAATATACCAGGCAAAGCACATTAGTGTTTCAACCCCATCTaattttttctttgcaaattatAGCAATTAATTTTGCAAAAGTGTGGTATCTCATGGATTACCATCATTCTCAGCATCCTCCTCTCCTGATGCAAGATCAGAGATGTTGCTCACATGCCTGTCTCAGAGCCTGCATCTGTGATCTGCTCCCATGGGCCATGGTGCTACTTTCTGGGGCTACCCCTCAGagcctcagccccacccccagtcaGACCACACATGCTGGGGACCACTGGCTTGCCTCCTGGCACAGGAGGAAAGCTGAGGGAGGAAATTAAAACCTAAGGCAGACAATTCCCCAGCTCCGTGCAAGGAGCATTTAAGGCCCAGCAACTGCTCCAGCACCCGGGAGGGCTCAGTCCCCATCTTCTCTCCACCCGCACTTTCCTGCTTTTTGTTAACTCTTAGTAATCTGACCCTGTGATGCAAGATTCAGGAACCACCAGAGTTCAACCTCTCCCACTCATTGCCAAGGGTGACCCTTTGAACCTAATTCACATGTGTAAGTTAGACCAGAAATCCACGCAGCACCCATCTCTGTTACCAGCTCTGGGACAACAAAATCAATTCAATGAGCACACTGAGTGAGTACTACGGGCTGGCTGCTGGAGGTAAGAGGATGATAAAGACATCATCTTTGCCTAGGAAGAGTCTGACACAGGCAGAGAGGCATGTGTTGTGAGCACTGCgatatgattgtggttttcaagAGTCAGCAGCTAATTCCAAGCATAACCAGTCAATCAAGCTTACAGGAGCCAGAGGTGaaggcaggggagaaggggaagggcaTCATtctagaagaaagaaggaaaagggggtgagaGGCCCTCTGTCCTTTTATCTACAACAACAGTCTCACCCAAATGACCCTCCCCTACCCTAGGAAACATTCGGAATGTCTGGTTATCTGATACTGTTTCTGATTATCCACACGTGGGACAGGGTGCTGCTGCACCTGGCATGCAGAGCCTGGGATGCCAAGCGCGGTGGGACACACAGCACAGCCGGAACAACAGACAATTCGTGACAAATTAATGTCAACAGGGACAGATCCGGGAAACCCTGGCCCATGAGACTTCTAAACTGGACAAGAAGTGCCGACAAGTAGGTGTGCCTCCAAACTAGCCGGAGTGTCCGTGTGTGTGCGCCCCCGCAGTTCCGGGTCAGGAACAGTTCCGGGTCAGGAACAAGGGGGCTGGCAGACGGCCCACCACAGCCCTCCTTACACGGATCCTCTTCTGCCGGGATGCTCACCCAGGTAAACACAATTTGTGATCAACACCAAACGGCTTTAAAAGGGAACGGCAACTGTCCTTGTGTCCTGGAGGGTTtggagcagaaggaaaaggggctATCACTACTCAGGTCTGGAGACAGCAGAAGCAAAGCACTGCTTCATGTTCTTTCTCTGCCAGGTAACTCAAAAATGGGTCTCATGGCTTTGCAAGGCCTCTAAGCCATCCAGGGCTCCACCTGAAATGTGGAGCTGGCCTTGTTCTCACGTTACCGTGGAGGGTGGATTAAAAGTCAGGCTTCCTGATTTCTTGGTGGTAGCAGGTGCCAAAGTTTCTAAATACAGTTCTACCGCCAACGAGCCCTGTTGCCTAGGGAAACACAACACTTCTTCCCtgcttctttaccttctgagtttGCCTCAGATGCGCACTGAAAGCCTAACCGCTGTCAGGCACGGAGATGAAAGCTGGAAACATACGAGAGAGAGAGGCCTTGCCCTTGACAAAGTCTGATGAAACTGCGACTGAGGCTCTGACGTGAAGACACAGCTGGATTTCCAGCCTGTAAGGGCCTGGGGGGCTTTCTGGGTTCTCGGCGGGCTGACATCAGCTGTATGAGCAGCTCTGCTGGTCAGGCGTTGCTGGAGTGAATCCAGGCCTGGCTGCCTAACTTCCAAAAGTGGGGGGCTGACCCGGCAGGAGGGCTTGTAAAAGCAAGCCCACCGAGACAAAATGTCCTTGACTGACAGTACATCGAAGGCTGGTTCCGGGCCGCAGAACACATGGACTCGCCCCAAGTTTGAGGAGCACGTGGTTCTCACCCTCCAGCTCTTGGTCCTCACTCTGGAGAGACCGTTTCTCAGCTTCTCAGCTCTGTTGCTGGTTCTCCTTGAAGTTTCATCCGTGGAGAGCTGATGTTCAGACTGCACCTCAATCaacgtgctcagtcacttgtcAGCACAGCGCTGGGCAGCAGCAGTCAAAGCTCTGGATGACGGACACTAGACCAGGTTAACCAACCAGCAGAAAAATGCTGGGCGGTCTCAGTTAGCAATGGGGATTTACTGCGCGTGGTAACATAAGGTTTAaaggtttaattaaaaaaaagaaaacttctgaaGATGGGTTGACTAGTTTAATTGATGAGAGTAATGTCTCCAAGGCATGGAGGAAAAGCCTTGATCACTGAATCGAGGGGTGGGCTTCAACAGGCAATAGTTCTTGGACAGGTGTCATGTGGCTGGATTAGCCCACCTGGAGTGTGCCCCAGCACGTTCACGCCGGGACAGAGTGGCAAAATCATGACAAACCAGGGAGAGTCCATCTGAGCTCTCATGCTCAGTCCTGCTCTCAGTCTGTCTGTGGTGTCTCTTGTCCGCAAGAACTCTAGGACCACTGCTATTTCTCCAGTGATGTCCTGAATTACGCACAGCGCAGATACTCTCACAAACAGACCGGTTATAATCTGAGAATGTTGAAGGACAGCAGTATATTTTATCTGGAGGCACATTCTGCTTACTAAATGTGTAGTTGTGTTACCGAAATGAAAGGATTCTCATAAGGATCCTGAAATATCAGCTACAAGTTGGCACACAGGATTATTCAAGATTCTCACTGAATTCTTCCATTAACTTAGGTTTTTTCCCTCGAGCCTTTTCAAAAGCCACACCATAAACAAGAAAGCTGTACTGTTGTACATCCACAATTAAAGGCAATTCCCCCTAGAAGTTTGGAAGGACAGGAAGTTGTTGGTGATAATATCTCCCTTGGGATGACTTCACTGGGCAGATTTTAGACGGTTGTCGTTTTTTTAGCCAAAAGGGGATATTGCTGCTTTCAAGGTTACTTCTGCTGTTTACATTTACTGTGGGCCTTATCTAGGCACCCAGATCTTTTAAAACAGACGTGCTTCTTGATGTTTTATCTAGAGAGCCATATCTTGTATTGATtatctgctttctttttaaatttatttttagctgaggataattgttttacaacgTTGGGTTGGTTTCTaccatgcatcaacgtgaatcagccataggtttacacaCGTCcgctccctcctgaacctctctcCTACCTCCCACTCCCTCCGACCCCTTATTACCTACGTTCTGGAAGTGTCTAGCCCCATACTGGGTATTTTCTAAATTGGcaatttcacatttaaatttatttttttcttattaagttCCCTAATTCAGGTTTGAGCCCATTTAGGACAAGACCATACGTCAGCTGTTGGGTTTATATCAGAATActgcttttaaattttctatataGTTTACAATTTAGAATCCTCAATCTTCTCTAAAAAAATGGCTTCTGAAATTGTTTTAGTTTGCATTGTAAATTTGCATAGCCATGTTATATGGCTCTTCTCTCTTCTATCCTTctagttataaatatttttcctcatCTAAGGGAAAGTTTAATTAATTTCACTAGGTGCTGCTGATCTGCAGTCTAGGACAGTAAGGATTTTGTTCAGTactctttaaaaattctaaattctaCAACAGTTTTTTGCCCTTCTCCCTAAAGTttagcagcttccctggtggctcaggtggtaaagaatccaccagcaatgtgcgagacctgggttcgatccctgggttggcaagatcccttggaaaagagaatggctacccactccagtattcttgcttggaaaatccccatggacagaggggccttgcgggctacagtccatgggattacaaagagttggacatgattgagtggctttcactttagaaaaattcTTCCTTATAGCCTATATCTCAGCTCTCAATCAAGGTTTTAACTGACATTCTGTGTTTGACTTCTTGCCTGGCAATTTTACAATGTGATTTTGTTTTACTGAGGAAACCCCTGTGGAAAAGATAGTTCATTTAGGAAGTTCAGAAAAGCTGAGTAGAAATATGGGGGGTGTGGATGTGTAAGGTGGGAggttttcagtcagttcagtcgctcagtcttgtccaactctttgtgaccccatggactgcagcacatcaggcttttcattccatcagcaactcccagagcttgctcaaactcatgcccattgagtcggtgataccatccaaccatctcatcctctgtcgtccccttctcctcctgccttcaatctttcccagcatcagggtcatttccaatgagtcagtttttagcatcaggtggccaaagtattggagtttcagcttcagcatcagtccttcaatggaaattcagggttgatttcctttaggattgactggtttgatctcctggcagtccaagggactctcaagagtcttctctaacaccacacttcaaaagcatcaattctttggtgctcagctttctttatggtccaactctcacatgtctatacatgactactggaaaaaccatagctttgactagatggacctttgtcagcaaagcaatgtctgctttttaatatgctgtctgggttggtcatagattttattccaaggagcaagcatcttttaatttcatgtctgcagtcaccatctgcagt contains:
- the HTR5A gene encoding 5-hydroxytryptamine receptor 5A → MDPPANLSYFTLSTPAPGEANRSSFDAADPRPRLPLLSVFGVLVLTLLGFLVAATFAWNLLVLATILRVRTFHRVPHNLMASMAISDVLVAALVMPLSLVHELSGRRWQLGRRLCQLWIACDVLCCTASIWNVTAIALDRYWSITRHLEYTLRARRRVSNVMIALTWALSAVISLAPLLFGWGETYSEGSEECQVSREPSYTVFSTVGAFYLPLGVVLFVYWKIYKAAKLRVGPRKTNSVSPISETVQGKGAAQRPEMVLAARRAKVTFQADGDAWREQKEQRAALMVGILIGVFVLCWIPFFTAELLRPLCACDVPATWKSVFLWLGYSNSFFNPLIYTAFNKNYNSAFKNFFSRHR